The genomic region TAATCTGAATCATCTCGGCAACACTTACCGAGATACGCTTATTCCCGGCTATACTCATACTCAGCGAGCTCAGGTAGTCTCATTTATTAACTATACCGGAGCTTTCTTTTGTATGTTTGAAAGGGATTTTGAGAGATTAGATGCCTTCGTAAAGAAGTCAGAGATCTATATCGGTTCCGGTGCTTTGGCCGGAAGTGCTATTCCTAAGGCAGCCTATAGTGAGGCTTTAAAAAAGTTTTTGGAAAGTTCAAAAGCACAGTTAAAACATTCTAAGTCTTACACGGTTAAAAATTCTTTAGATAATGTTGCCAGCCGTGATTTTGTAATTGAGTTTTTGAGCATTCTATCAATATTACAGATGCATTTGTCACGCATGGCTGAAGATTTTATCCTTTATTCGACCAAAGAGTTTGGATTTCTTGATTTACCGGAGGAGTTCTGCACCGGTTCATCACTTATGCCGCATAAGAAAAACCCTGATTTTCTAGAGTTAGTCAGGGGAAATACCGGAAAAATATATGGTAATATAGTTTCAGTTTTAACTATGATGAAGGGGCTACCGTTAACTTATAATCGGGATATGCAGCTAGATAAAGAGCCGCTCTTCTCATCTACCGAGGTAGTAGAACAAGAGCTAAAAATAGTTGCCGGGCTAATTGCTGGTATAAAGTTGAATAAAAAAAGAATTCTTGAAGCCCTTGAAGATGAGGAGCTTTATGCTACAGAATTAGTAGAGTTTTTGGTTCATGCCGGGGTTGCTTTCTCGGAAGCCCATACTACGATTGGAAAGCTGATAATTTATTCCGAAGATAACAAAATTAAGATTAAAGATATGTCGGATAAAATTTTAAAAAAGTTTAATTCGTCGTTGAATCATAAAAACGTAAATCAAATAATGAGCGCCGAGCATGCGGTGGCGTCAAAAAAATCGTTACCGAAACAGAAGCATACTACTTCCAAAAAACCTTCTAAGAAGAAGTAGCCTAAAATGCACGAATTTCGTTTTAAGAAAAACAGACTTTATTGTGAGGATTTGCCGGTTCAAGAACTAGCCACGAAATACGGAACCCCTCTTTTTGTCTACAGCTCAAGGACAATCGTTGATCACTTTTTAAAGATTAAGAAGGCTTTTTCTTCGATTAAACCCTTAATTTGCTATTCAGCCAAAGTTAATTCTAATCTTTCGATCATGAAGCTTTTGGTGGATCAAGGAGCCGGATTGGATATTGTTTCCGGTGGTGAGCTTTATCGGGCTAAAAAAGTAAAATGTCCGGCTAAGAAAATAGTTTACGCTTCAGTCGGCAAAACTGATCGGGAGATAAAAGAAGCGCTTGATTACGGTATATTGATGTTTACCGTCGAGTCTTTGGCCGAGCTAAAAAGAATTAATGCTTTAGCCAGAAAGCTAAAGCTAAGGGCGGATGTGGCCTTAAGGCTTAATCCTGATGTTGCGCCTAAGACTCATAGTTATATTATTACCGGTAAAAAGGAAACCAAGTTTGGAATGGACATCGATACGGTAAAAGAAATCCTTCTAGTTAGAGATAATTATCCATATTTGAATATAATTGGCATCCATATTCATATTGGCTCGCAAATTACCGAAAGCGCACCGTACTTAAAAGCGATTCGAAAGGTAAAAGAATTAGTCGATGAGGTTTCACGAGCCGGAGTTCAATTGAAATATTTTGATATCGGCGGGGGGTTGGGTATAGTTTACAATAAGGAAAAAGCTCAGACTGCTCAAAGCTTTGCTAAACAAGTTTTGCCGTTGCTGAAAAGCATCGGCTTAAAGGTAATACTTGAGCCGGGTCGTTTTATTGTCGGTAATAGCGGTATTTTAGTTACCAAGGTAATTTATTTAAAGGATACTTTTAAGAAGAGGTTTATAATTGTTGATGCGGCCATGAATGATATGATTAGGCCGTCTTTATACGGGGCTTATCATAATATAATTA from Candidatus Omnitrophota bacterium harbors:
- the argH gene encoding argininosuccinate lyase, yielding MADKLWGGRFRKEVNKDFFEFQKSIQYDYKIVEYDIYHSIIHVTALEEAGLLSKDDAIKLTSVLSDIFQEVREGRFKFNPNSEDIHTDIQNRVSKRLGKLAQKLHTLRSRNDQVVFDEKWYCYREGVYTLSLINVVLANLNHLGNTYRDTLIPGYTHTQRAQVVSFINYTGAFFCMFERDFERLDAFVKKSEIYIGSGALAGSAIPKAAYSEALKKFLESSKAQLKHSKSYTVKNSLDNVASRDFVIEFLSILSILQMHLSRMAEDFILYSTKEFGFLDLPEEFCTGSSLMPHKKNPDFLELVRGNTGKIYGNIVSVLTMMKGLPLTYNRDMQLDKEPLFSSTEVVEQELKIVAGLIAGIKLNKKRILEALEDEELYATELVEFLVHAGVAFSEAHTTIGKLIIYSEDNKIKIKDMSDKILKKFNSSLNHKNVNQIMSAEHAVASKKSLPKQKHTTSKKPSKKK
- the lysA gene encoding diaminopimelate decarboxylase → MHEFRFKKNRLYCEDLPVQELATKYGTPLFVYSSRTIVDHFLKIKKAFSSIKPLICYSAKVNSNLSIMKLLVDQGAGLDIVSGGELYRAKKVKCPAKKIVYASVGKTDREIKEALDYGILMFTVESLAELKRINALARKLKLRADVALRLNPDVAPKTHSYIITGKKETKFGMDIDTVKEILLVRDNYPYLNIIGIHIHIGSQITESAPYLKAIRKVKELVDEVSRAGVQLKYFDIGGGLGIVYNKEKAQTAQSFAKQVLPLLKSIGLKVILEPGRFIVGNSGILVTKVIYLKDTFKKRFIIVDAAMNDMIRPSLYGAYHNIITVKKAQSKKAKPKKLVDVVGPICESGDFLGKARNLTVNEGDYLAIMAAGAYCFSMSSNYNSRPRAAEIIVKKDKAQRIRRREKYADLVKSERIVF